The Aedes aegypti strain LVP_AGWG chromosome 3, AaegL5.0 Primary Assembly, whole genome shotgun sequence genome contains a region encoding:
- the LOC5569734 gene encoding pre-mRNA-splicing factor cwf16 produces MSERKVLNKYYPPDFDPSKIPRVKLPKNRQYTVRLMAPFNMRCVTCGEYIYKGKKFNARKEDVENEDYLGIRIYRFYIKCTRCLQEISFKTDPRNTDYEIEAGATRNFMALKLAEEQARREEEEAREEEATNPMKLLENRTQQSRNEIELLESLEELRDLNRRQQDVDYDRMLQQYDPTESIREREERLERLDEEYIKTIKFRSQTSSACAGSSTGLKRVAAEEIIEEIKQEQPDQGPTDDNDTTITIGESTASSMATAVSSVPAIGGGKMKKLDTTNSYSIGVRKSSLSNLVVKKKQPTTTMTTPAVSVASTGGGEPSKTEPVSAKTTTATTTMTVASSSSSSTVNVASAAVATTVNSAGSAVSGLGLLGAYSDSDNSSDGNE; encoded by the exons ATGTCCGAGCGTAAAGTTTTAAAT AAATACTATCCACCGGATTTCGATCCGTCGAAAATCCCCCGGGTCAAGCTCCCGAAAAACCGTCAGTACACGGTCCGGCTGATGGCCCCTTTTAACATGCGCTGCGTAACGTGCGGAGAGTACATTTACAAGGGCAAAAAGTTCAACGCCCGGAAGGAAGATGTGGAGAACGAGGACTATCTCGGGATCCGGATCTATCGGTTCTACATCAAGTGCACCCGGTGCCTGCAGGAAATATCCTTCAAAACGGATCCTCGCAATACGGATTACGAAATTGAAGCCGGTGCGACGAGGAACTTTATGGCACTGAAACTGGCCGAAGAGCAAGCCCGTCGTGAGGAGGAGGAAGCAAGGGAAGAGGAGGCCACCAATCCGATGAAGTTGCTGGAGAACCGTACGCAGCAGTCGAGGAATGAAATTGAGCTGCTGGAATCGCTGGAGGAGCTGCGGGATTTGAATCGGAGGCAGCAGGATGTGGATTATGACCGGATGCTGCAGCAGTACGATCCGACGGAGTCGATTCGGGAGCGTGAGGAACGGCTGGAGCGATTGGACGAGGAATACATCAA AACGATTAAGTTCCGCTCCCAGACGTCGTCTGCCTGCGCTGGTAGCAGCACCGGGCTGAAACGTGTTGCCGCCGAGGAAATCATCGAAGAAATCAAACAGGAACAACCGGATCAAGGGCCCACCGACGACAACGACACCACCATCACCATTGGGGAATCAACAGCTTCCAGCATGGCGACGGCGGTCAGTTCAGTGCCGGCCATCGGGGGAGGCAAGATGAAAAAGTTGGACACCACCAACAGCTACAGCATCGGTGTGCGGAAAAGTTCACTGAGCAATTTGGTCGTCAAGAAGAAACAACctacgacgacgatgacgacccCTGCGGTTAGTGTTGCTTCCACCGGTGGCGGTGAACCGAGCAAAACGGAACCGGTGTCCGCAAAAACCacgacggcgacgacgacgatgacggtagctagtagtagcagtagtagtaCTGTTAATGTGGCTTCAGCTGCCGTTGCCACCACTGTCAACTCGGCCGGCTCGGCGGTCAGTGGACTAGGTCTCTTGGGGGCTTATTCCGACAGCGACAACTCGTCCGATGGGAATGAATGA